In the Acidobacteriota bacterium genome, GGACGATTCACGATTTGCGGTCGACGGGGCCGTCCGTCGCAAATCGCGGGTTGAGGTTGCCGATCGCCATGGCCGACATCAGTCTGGAAAAAACGCTCCCGCACAACCTCGAGGCCGAGCGCTCGATCCTGGGGGCGGTGCTTCTCGACGAGCAGGCGCTGCACACCGTGTTCGAGACGGTCAAGGCGCAGGACTTCTATCTCGAGGGGCACCGCCGGGTCTTCGAGAAGATGCTCCAGCTGATGGACAACTCCAGGCCGATCGACCTGATCACGCTCAAGGAGGAGCTGCAGCGCGCGGGCGAACTGGAAAGCACCGGGGGGGCCGCCTACCTCGCCGGCCTCACCGACGGCCTGCCGCGGGCCCTGAACATCGGGCACTACGCCCGGATCGTCAAGGAAAAGTCGACCCTGCGGCGCCTCATCCAGGTCTCGAGCGAGACCATGTCGCGCAGCTACCGGGACGAGGACCCGACCGAGGAGATCCTGCAGTCGGCCGAGAAGGCGATCTACGACATCTCCAACGCGCAGTTCCGTTCCGGCTTCACCCCCATCCCCCCGATCGTCAGCGACGTCTACGCGGATATCGAGAAGCTGTCCCACCACAAGGCGACGGTGACGGGCCTGGAAACGGGGTTCGTGGACCTCGACCGGATGACGGCGGGGCTGCAGCCCTCGGACCTCATCATCGTGGCCGCGCGGCCCGGGCTGGGCAAGACCAGCCTCTGCCTCAACATCGCCGAGCACCTGGCGCTCCGCAAAGACAAGACCGTGGGGATCTTCAGCCTCGAGATGAGCAAGGAGCAGCTGGTCAAGCGCTTCCTGTCGAGCGAGGCCCGCATCGACCAGCAGCGGATCAACACCGGTTTCCTGAGCAAGGACGACTGGGCCCGCCTCGGTCACGTCTGCGGCGCCCTCTCGAAGGCGAAGATCTTCATCGACGACACCGCCAGTATCAACATTTCGGAGCTGCGCTCCAAGTCGCGCCGCCTCAGCCTGGAGCACGGCCTCGACCTCGTCATCGTCGACTACCTCCAGCTGATGACGGGCTCCACGCAGCGTTACGAGAACCGCACCCAGGAGATCGCCCAGATCTCGCGCGGCCTGAAGGGGATCGCCAAGGACCTCAACATCCCCCTGATCGCCGTCAGCCAGCTCAGCCGCGCGGTGGAATCGCGCCGCGGCGACGACCGCCGCCCCCAGCTCTCCGACCTCAGGGAGTCGGGCTCGATCGAGCAGGACGCCGACATCGTGATGTTCATCTACCGCGAGGAGCTGGCGAATCCCACCGAGGAAAACCAGGGGCTGGCCGAGCTCATCATCGGCAAGCAGCGCAACGGCCCCACCGGCAGCATCCAGCTCGCCTTCAGCCGCCAGTTCACCAAGTTCGACAACCTGTACCAGGAATAGCCGCTCCCCCGCCCCTGATCCGGGTCCGGGAGCGGAACGTGCGGGCACGGGCGCGCGCGGGCACGGCCGGCGCTCCCCGGACACCGGGGGCAACGGACGTGCGGCGGACATCCGGGGGCAACGGACGTGCGGCGGACATCCGGGGGTGACGGGGGTGTGACGGACATCCGGGAGCGCCAAGAACGGGAGAAGGACGAGATGAAACGAATGATATGGCTCCTGCCGCTGCTCGCGGGCGTTTCGTGGGGTTCGGTAGGAATATTCGTGCGCACGCTCACGGCGGCCGGCATGGACAACCCCACGGTGCTCTCGACGAGGATGCTGGGCGCCGCCCTCCTGTTGATTGTCGGCATGCTCGCGCACGACCGGTCCCTGCTCAGGGTGCGCCCCCGGGACGCCTGGTTGTTCATCGCCGCCGGGTCGCTCGGGATGCTGGGGCTGAACTTCTGCTACAACGAGGCGATCAACCGGCTGACCCTGTCGCTCGCGGCGGTGCTGCTCGCCTTGGCCCCCGTCTTCGTCATTCTCTGGGCGGCCGTGCTGTTCCGGGAAAGGATCACGGCCAGGAAGATCGCGAGCGCCTCCCTGGCGCTCCTGGGCTGCGCCCTGGTCGGCGGCCTCCTGGGGAGCGGCGGCCTCCTGGGGAGCGGCGGCCTGGAGGGGGGCGGCCTGGAGTGGACGGCGGCCGGAATCTTCATGGGGCTCGCGGCGGCCTTTTTCTATGCCCTCTACAGCGTGTTTTCCAAAATCGCCATGGAAAGGGGGTACCACGTCCTCACCATCACTCTTTACGCCACCCTGACGATGGCGCTGGCCCTGCTCCCCTTTACCGACTGGGGGGGGATCGGCGGGTTCGTAGCGGCGGCGCCCGCCGGCAACTTCTTTTTTCTGGCGCTCCATTCCCTCTTCGCGTCCGTGCTCCCCTACGTGCTCTACACCCTGTCGCTCCGCGACGCGGAAACGGGGAAGGCGGCGATCCTGGCCGCGGGGGGCGAACCCTCGGCCGCCATGCTCTTCGGCCTCCTCTTCTTCGCGGAAGTGCCGACCGTCCTCTCCCTCGCGGGCCTGGTCCTGACCGTCATCGCGCTTTCGTTCCTCTGCGCCCCCGGCAGGGAGGAGGCCCCCCCGGGTCCGGCGTAACGGCCCGCCGCTTCGCCCCCGTCTGCCGCTCTCCCGCCCCTCCCCCGGCCGGCCGCCCCCCGGATCCGTGCTCCCCCACGTGCTCTACGCGCTGTCGCCCCGATACGTGGAAACGGGCAAGGCCGCGATCCTGGCCGCGGGGGGCGAACCCTCGGCCGCCATGCTCTTCGGCCTCCTCTTCTTCGTGGAAGTGCCTTCCCCCCTCTCCCTCGCCGGCCTGGTCCTGACCGTCATCGCGCTCTCGTTCCCCTGCGCCCCCGGCAGGGAGGAGGCCCCCCCGGTCCGGCGTAACGGCCCGCCGCTTCACCCCCACCTGCCGCTCTCCCGCCCCTCCCCCGGCCGGCCGCCCCCCGGATCCGTGCTCCCCCACGTGCTCTACGCGCTGTCGCTCCGCGACGTGGAAACGGGCAAGGCCGCGATCCTGGCCGCGGGGGGCGAACCCTCGGCCGCCATGCTCTTCGGCCTCCTCTTCTTCGCGGAAGTGCCGACCGTCCTCTCCCTCGCGGGCCTGGTCCTGACCGTCATCGCGCTCTAGTTCCCCTGCGCCCCCGGCAGGGAGGAGGCCCCCCCGGGTCCGGCGTAACGGCCCGCCGCTTCACCCCCACCTGCCGCTCTCCCGCCCCTCCCCCGGCCGGCCGCCCCCCGGAATGGAGGCCCCCCTCGCGCGCGCACTTTGAGGTTGCCGGGGGCGGCGCCGGGGTGACAGTATTAGACCGTCGATCGTTTTTGAATTCCCAGGGAGGCAGCGCGTGAAAATCGCCACGTGGAACGTCAACGGCATCCGCGCCCGGGAAGCGCAGGTGCTCGAATGGATCGCGCGCGACCGGCCCGACGTCGTCTGCCTGCAGGAGCTGAAGGCCCGCCCCGACCAGGTCCCGGCCCCGCTCAGGGAGCTCGACGGCTACTGGAGCTGCTGGCACGGGGAGCGCGCCTACTCCGGGGTGGGCCTCCTGGTCCGGCGCGACCTCCTGCCGGCCCCCGCCCGCTTCGAGCACCCGGACTTCGATTTCGAGACCCGCATCGCCGTGGTCCGGATCGGCCGCACGGTCGTCGGGTCGGTCTACGTCCCGAACGGCGGCAAGGACTACGACGCCAAGCTCCGCTTCCTCGCGGAAATGGAGCGCTACGCCGCCGGCTGCCGCTCCGGCGGGCTCGAGCTCGTCCTGTGCGGCGACATGAACGTGACCCGCACCGATAGGGACGTCCACCCGAAGGAGCGCAAAGCGGACGCCATCGGACAGCGGCCGGACGAGCGCGCGGCCTTCGAGCGCCTCCTGGCATCGGGCGCGCTCACCGACGCCGGCCGTGAACTCGACCCCGATAACGATGCGCTCTTCACCTGGTGGCCGCCCTGGCGCCAGATGCGGGCCAAGAACATCGGCTGGCGCCTCGACTACGTCCTGGCAAGCCCCGCCGCGGCCGCCGCCGTTTCGAGCTGTTCGGTGCTGGCCGAATTCGGCACCAGCGACCACGCCCCCGTCGTCGCCGAAATCGCGGCGCTGGAGGGGCGGTGAGAATCCGCTTCTCCCTCATCCTGGCCGCCTCCGCCGCCCTGGGCCTGCTTTGGGGGGCGCAGCCTTCCGCGCCCGGCCAGGCGCAGGGGGAAGCCCCCATCGTGTCCGATGCGGACTCGGGCGAGATCGCCCGGGCCCTGCGCCGCTGGTACGCCGAGGGGACGGCGGCGGGAAACCGGGGGGATTATTACGACAACCGCGACCGGGGGCACTCGCGGCTCGACCTCGCGCGCTACCCTCAGCTCGAAGCCGTCACCTACACCGAGGCGGAGCGCAAGCGCAACGCGGACTACGCGCTCCAATCGAGGGTCCTCCCCGGGGTCGTCATCGGCAACTCCTCGACCTCGGCCGCCCCGGAGGCGGGGGGGAGCCTGCCGCGGCACTACTACGCCCGGCCCCGGGGGCTCGAGTTCCTCTTCGCCGAGTACTCGCGCAACAACCTGTACGTCTACCCCGAGCACCGAGACCACGACCCCGGCCGGAACGGCCCCGGGGGCACCGGCCCCGACGGTCTCCCGCGCGACGGCTACGGGGACCTCTTCCCCACCAACACCCCCTACCTCGTCATTTCGCAGGGCTCCTCCGGCTCCGACCAGCCCTTCCTGCGCGCCATCGCCTCGACCCTGGCCGCCTTCCGCCCCGAGGTCAAAAGGAAACTGGCCGAGGCGGGGATGCTGATGCCGACGGTTCAGATGCTCCTGCGCGTCACCTCCAGGCGGCTCGAGGACCCCGGGGACTACCTGACCGGCCGCGCCCATCCCACGGTCTTCCGCGGCTCCGACCTCGACCCGGGCGCCATGGTAGAGGGGGCGCACCGGATCACCCTCTCGAGCCTCCCCCCGGTCGCCCTGATCCGGGCGGAGCGGGAGGATGGAGCCCGCAGCGGGATCGATCACTTCGAACCGGGGCGGACGGAGGTCCTGGGCGACACCCCCGCCGTGATCGCCCGCGTCTTCCGCGGCTCGGCGCGCGAGCGCCGCATCACCGTCAGCGCCGCGGAGAGCCGCGACCTCAACGGGAAACCGCTCCGCTTTTTCTGGGCGGTGCTGCGGGGCGACCCCGCCGCGGTCCGGATCCGCTATCTCAACGAGGAACGCTCCCGGGCCGAAATCACGGTCCCGTTCCACGACCGCTTCGCGCTCCCCTCCGACCCGGCGCTGGAAACCAACCGGGTGGACATCGGCGTATTCGTCCATAACGGCGACTGGTACTCCCCCCCCGCGTTCATCACGTATTACATGCCCGACAACGAGGCCCGGACCTACCTGGGGGACGGCCGGGTGGTCGACATCGGCTACGGCGCCGGCTCCGCCCGCGCGTCGGTCGCCGACTGGGATGAATTTTTCCTCCTCCTGGAGGCGGGGGACTCCCTCCCCGCGCGCCTTCTCGAAGGACGCCTCGGCACCCGGGCCGCCGCCCGCCTCCGCTCGCTCGGGACCGAATACCGCGCGGCGAGCGCGGCGGCCCGGGAAGCGGCGGAGCGGAGGTCGGAGATCGAGGCCGCCGGCAAGGCGGGGGGGAAGAGCGACCCGAAGGCGCTGGCAGCCTCTCGCAAGGCGCTCGCCGACGCCCGGAAGGCCGAGCGGGCGGTACTTGAGCGCAAGGAACGGGATCTCCCCGCCGGGGCCGCCGCGGCCGCCGCGGTGGCGCTCGGAAGGCTTCTGGAAGACCCCGGCCTCTGGAGCGACAACGCGGAGGCCTTCGCCCGCCTCGAAGCCGGCGCGGGGAAGAAAGCGCAGGCGGCGCTCGAGGAGGTGCGGGAGGAGCTCGTGCGCTACGGCCTCGCCGAGGAGAGCGCCGGCCGCTTCCGGCTGACCCGGCTGCGGAAAGAGGGGAAGGAGGAGGCCGCGGTCCACACCCGCTTCGGGCTCTCCATGATCGGGCGGCTGAACGCCGTCCTCCTCGGGCGCCTCCTCTTCCCCGGCGTGGTGGAGGCCGAGTGGCGCCCCAATTACGTCGACCCCCGCATCGCCTCGGCCGCCGGCTGGCGCGACGTTTATCTCTACGCCCCCGGCGGGAGGCTCGCCGGGTGGCGCCGCTACGCCCCCGACGGGATCCGGGAGTTCCACGCCGACGGCTGGCTGGTGCGGGAGCGGGACGGGCAGGGGCGCTGCGTCAGGGCGCAGGCCGTGCGCTACGAGGCCAAAAGCCAGGGAAAGACGGGGAGCAAGATCGTGATGATCCCCGTCGACCGGTTCCGCACGTATCTCTACGCGGGCCCCGAAGATTGGCAGGGCTGGGCAAAGTAGCCCCCGCCCGCCCGGACCGCAATCCCATCCCGGACATCCAATCCTGGACATCCACTCTTTCTGCCCCAATTCTGGACACCCACCTTCTCAGGCACCATCCCGGCTGCAATTCTGGCCATCCACCTGCTGCCTCATTCCTGGACACCCACCGATTGCTGCAAAACCCAATCCCGGACACCCACTTTCTCTGGCACCATCCTGAGTGAAATCCTGGACATCCACTGATTACGGA is a window encoding:
- the dnaB gene encoding replicative DNA helicase, with product MADISLEKTLPHNLEAERSILGAVLLDEQALHTVFETVKAQDFYLEGHRRVFEKMLQLMDNSRPIDLITLKEELQRAGELESTGGAAYLAGLTDGLPRALNIGHYARIVKEKSTLRRLIQVSSETMSRSYRDEDPTEEILQSAEKAIYDISNAQFRSGFTPIPPIVSDVYADIEKLSHHKATVTGLETGFVDLDRMTAGLQPSDLIIVAARPGLGKTSLCLNIAEHLALRKDKTVGIFSLEMSKEQLVKRFLSSEARIDQQRINTGFLSKDDWARLGHVCGALSKAKIFIDDTASINISELRSKSRRLSLEHGLDLVIVDYLQLMTGSTQRYENRTQEIAQISRGLKGIAKDLNIPLIAVSQLSRAVESRRGDDRRPQLSDLRESGSIEQDADIVMFIYREELANPTEENQGLAELIIGKQRNGPTGSIQLAFSRQFTKFDNLYQE
- a CDS encoding EamA family transporter, which gives rise to MKRMIWLLPLLAGVSWGSVGIFVRTLTAAGMDNPTVLSTRMLGAALLLIVGMLAHDRSLLRVRPRDAWLFIAAGSLGMLGLNFCYNEAINRLTLSLAAVLLALAPVFVILWAAVLFRERITARKIASASLALLGCALVGGLLGSGGLLGSGGLEGGGLEWTAAGIFMGLAAAFFYALYSVFSKIAMERGYHVLTITLYATLTMALALLPFTDWGGIGGFVAAAPAGNFFFLALHSLFASVLPYVLYTLSLRDAETGKAAILAAGGEPSAAMLFGLLFFAEVPTVLSLAGLVLTVIALSFLCAPGREEAPPGPA
- the xth gene encoding exodeoxyribonuclease III; its protein translation is MKIATWNVNGIRAREAQVLEWIARDRPDVVCLQELKARPDQVPAPLRELDGYWSCWHGERAYSGVGLLVRRDLLPAPARFEHPDFDFETRIAVVRIGRTVVGSVYVPNGGKDYDAKLRFLAEMERYAAGCRSGGLELVLCGDMNVTRTDRDVHPKERKADAIGQRPDERAAFERLLASGALTDAGRELDPDNDALFTWWPPWRQMRAKNIGWRLDYVLASPAAAAAVSSCSVLAEFGTSDHAPVVAEIAALEGR